CGTCATCACTGCGTCGAAGGCGGATATTTTGGCGGCGTTGGATAACCCCAAGACTGTGGTCGTTGATGCTCGTGGcgtggacgaaatcaaagaaaATGGACTATTTCAACCTAGCAAGGCCCGATGGGTGCACGCACAGTGTACTTTAGAGGAATGCCCACTACTTTCTACGGCATCAGAGGCCTTGATTCCGGACAAATCGGCTCCGGTATTAGTATATTGTGCATCTGGCAAACGCGCGACCAAAGCTAAAGAAGTGCTGGATGCTTTGGGTTACGTCAATGTATTAAACGGAGGTTCTTTGGATGATTTGGCGTTCGCAAAGAACTAGAGCGATAGAGAGGACTACGAACACTGTTGGGTGTTCGAACCTTTATCTGGAGAGCCACATAGCCACACCGATAGGTGACTGCATGGTGCGTTTCGACCTTCATATCGTAGTTAACATGATGAAATTTGGACTTCGAGATATCCATTATTCACAAGCCTTTGTCGAGGAGAAAATCCAATTTGCCAACTGTAACTGTCTAGCTCGCGTTTTGAACTTGAATATTTTAAACGTATAGCTTGAAAAAAAATCTcatattgactgtgattgtgaATGCGCATCTTTGATTTTACATGGAATAATTACCAATTCGATATGACGCACCCAAGGTGATCGTTAGAAACCCCTCAGAACCATGCTACATACGCGTTTGGATAGACCATTTCTCAGGATCGACTGCAAAAAACGATCCCAGTAGTGGGCTTCATCGAATCGCTGTCCTTTTTTCTTTTAGAAAGAGATGACGAAAACGGAATCGTATACACTTGCTGCGACAATGGCAGTAGCTGGGGCCGCCAtcggctttttcgtttctcaGAAGTGTGCAGAGCACCGCTCTCGTGCTTCCCTTCAACTCACAGCCATTGACGACAATGCCTTGCATTTGCACGATGAAGAAAGTGCGAATGATACTTCCAGATGTATCTATTTGGATTACAATGGGACAACTCCTGTTTACCCGCAAATTCTACAAGCAATGCTACCTTACCTCACGACACAATTCGGCAACCCGAGTAGCGGGCATTTATTTCACAGGCAACCTCGCCAAGCTGTTGATCGAGCAAGAAAGCAACTGCTTACTCTGTTAGGGCAACCAGAGGCAGATTTGTCTTCCATTTGGTTTACATCGTGTGGAACCGAATCGGACAATCTCGCCATCCAGTTGGCCTTGCAGTCTTCGAGTAAGCTTATTTCCACAAGATTCGGTGCTCATACGCTACCACACATTGTTTCTTGCAATGTTGAGCACCCGGCAATTTCGGGATATTTGGATGCATTGGTGGAGGAGAAGGTGTGTGAGGTGACGTACGTCCCAGTCCAGTCCGACGGTATGGTCTCGGCCGACGCCATGATTGCCGCGATTCAACCCCAAACAATTCTCATGACCCTTATGCTGGCCAACAACGAGTCTGGAGCCTTGCAGCCTGTTCAGAAAGTGGCACAGCACTGCTCTAAGGCAAATATACTTTTTCATACCGATGCAGCTCAGGCTGTGGGCAAAGTAAGTGTCGATTTGGATGATTTGGGGCATCCCGATATGATCTCGATTGTAGGGCACAAAATGGGTGCCCCCAAGGGCATCGCCTGCTTATACGTTCGGCCGGGTTGTTGCGAACAGCACGGGCGTGCCTTACACAATCGTGGTATCCTGCTGATTGGTGGTGGGCAAGAACACGGTCGTCGCGGGGGTACGGAAAATGTTCCTTATATTGTTGGGTTTGGTGAGGCAGCCTCCCTCGCAACGAAAGACTGGAAAAGCAACAGCATCAAAATGGAAGGGCTCCGTACACGACTGTTGTTTAACCTAGAGAACTGGTTGGGCAAAGACATGGTCCGCACTAACGGTCCGAGTAATCCAGCGCATAGACTTCCGAACACATTGTCTGTTGGCTTAAAAGGCATCCACAGTGGTGCTCTTCTCGCTGCGATTGGGGACCAAGTAGCGGCGAGTGCCGGAGCAACGTGTCATTCCGC
This portion of the Phaeodactylum tricornutum CCAP 1055/1 chromosome 19, whole genome shotgun sequence genome encodes:
- the CsdB gene encoding selenocysteine lyase (involved in iron-sulphur cluster assembly; extended N terminus contains putative ER signal peptide (SignalP score = 0.618).), whose amino-acid sequence is IYLDYNGTTPVYPQILQAMLPYLTTQFGNPSSGHLFHRQPRQAVDRARKQLLTLLGQPEADLSSIWFTSCGTESDNLAIQLALQSSSKLISTRFGAHTLPHIVSCNVEHPAISGYLDALVEEKVCEVTYVPVQSDGMVSADAMIAAIQPQTILMTLMLANNESGALQPVQKVAQHCSKANILFHTDAAQAVGKVSVDLDDLGHPDMISIVGHKMGAPKGIACLYVRPGCCEQHGRALHNRGILLIGGGQEHGRRGGTENVPYIVGFGEAASLATKDWKSNSIKMEGLRTRLLFNLENWLGKDMVRTNGPSNPAHRLPNTLSVGLKGIHSGALLAAIGDQVAASAGATCHSASGVSSVLKAMGVPETFARGTLRLSLGTHTTEQEVD
- a CDS encoding predicted protein encodes the protein MLMLTRRAAALLLVGFQPATAFVPHPSSQRSLILTTPSSTFLAAAPGVITASKADILAALDNPKTVVVDARGVDEIKENGLFQPSKARWVHAQCTLEECPLLSTASEALIPDKSAPVLVYCASGKRATKAKEVLDALGYVNVLNGGSLDDLAFAKN